The following proteins are co-located in the Leptospira selangorensis genome:
- the lysS gene encoding lysine--tRNA ligase has product MSQDLKETNELIQQRIEKIKNLKEKGVDPYPIRFFPDSDSASLIEMYSKTPTGPEKKFLLGGRLHSKRVMGKASFAHLKDKSGVIQLYATRDDLGEENYTLFKSLDLGDLIGIEGYLFQTQKGETTLHLTSVTLLAKCVRPLPVVKEKDGVIYDAFADVEQRYRMRYVDLVVNDNVRETFITRSRIVSEIRNFLTSEGFLEVETPMMQPIAGGAAARPFVTHHNTLDMQLFLRIAPELYLKRLIVGGLDRVFELNRNFRNEGISTKHNPEFTMMEAYMAYGDMGKMLELTEKLITTVAQKICGTLKIKYGNDLVDLSPPWRRVKYVDIIKEYSGIDFSQVKTLEEAKEKASSVKVDASKCTSIWKVADEVFSEKAEPNLIQPVFVTDYPKELSPLAKSNPENPGYVERFEPYIVGREIGNAFSELNDPFDQKERFEDQVKQREAGDDEAFMMDEDYIRALEYGMPPTGGLGIGIDRLVMLLTNSQSIRDTILFPLMRPE; this is encoded by the coding sequence ATGTCCCAAGACTTAAAAGAAACAAACGAACTCATCCAACAAAGAATCGAAAAAATCAAAAATCTAAAGGAGAAGGGTGTAGATCCCTACCCTATCAGATTTTTCCCCGATTCGGATTCAGCATCTTTAATAGAGATGTATTCGAAAACTCCTACAGGACCTGAGAAAAAATTTCTATTAGGCGGACGTTTGCATTCCAAACGTGTAATGGGAAAAGCAAGTTTTGCCCATTTAAAAGATAAGTCCGGAGTCATCCAACTTTATGCAACCAGAGATGATCTAGGAGAAGAGAATTATACTCTTTTCAAAAGTTTGGATTTAGGAGACCTGATCGGGATAGAAGGTTATCTTTTCCAAACCCAAAAAGGAGAGACTACTCTTCATTTAACTTCGGTTACATTACTTGCAAAATGTGTTCGCCCTCTTCCGGTAGTAAAAGAGAAAGATGGAGTTATTTACGACGCCTTTGCAGATGTGGAACAAAGATACAGAATGCGTTATGTGGACTTAGTAGTAAATGATAACGTCAGAGAAACATTTATCACTCGTAGTAGGATAGTATCCGAGATCCGTAATTTCCTAACTTCCGAAGGATTTTTGGAAGTGGAAACCCCAATGATGCAACCGATCGCCGGTGGTGCAGCAGCAAGACCATTCGTCACTCATCACAATACATTGGACATGCAATTATTCTTAAGGATCGCCCCTGAATTATATCTAAAACGTCTGATCGTAGGTGGACTAGATCGAGTATTCGAATTGAACCGCAACTTTAGGAACGAAGGAATTTCTACCAAACATAACCCTGAATTCACCATGATGGAAGCATATATGGCTTATGGTGATATGGGAAAAATGTTAGAGCTAACTGAAAAACTGATCACTACTGTTGCCCAAAAGATCTGCGGAACTCTTAAGATCAAATACGGAAACGATTTAGTAGATCTTAGCCCTCCTTGGAGAAGAGTGAAATATGTGGATATTATCAAAGAATATTCAGGGATCGATTTCTCTCAGGTAAAAACTCTGGAGGAAGCAAAAGAAAAAGCAAGTTCCGTAAAAGTGGATGCAAGTAAATGTACTTCTATCTGGAAAGTAGCGGACGAGGTATTCTCCGAAAAAGCGGAACCAAATCTGATCCAGCCGGTATTTGTTACTGATTATCCTAAGGAACTTTCTCCATTAGCAAAATCGAATCCTGAAAATCCAGGTTATGTAGAAAGATTCGAGCCTTATATAGTAGGTAGAGAGATCGGAAATGCATTCTCAGAGTTGAATGATCCATTCGATCAAAAAGAAAGATTCGAAGATCAGGTAAAACAAAGAGAAGCAGGAGACGACGAGGCATTCATGATGGACGAGGATTATATCCGAGCACTTGAATATGGAATGCCACCTACTGGAGGTCTTGGGATCGGGATAGACCGTTTAGTGATGTTACTCACAAATTCTCAATCTATTCGAGACACCATATTATTCCCGTTGATGAGACCGGAATAA
- a CDS encoding CDP-alcohol phosphatidyltransferase family protein, which translates to MLHEKKPKDLLEERVFTLSNFLSVSRVLLLPFFIQFTRKHIESPRNGEYLFLAIGTCVLAVLTDFLDGFLARLLSQESVLGKYLDPICDKFVTIGGLSVIVHYYQFPLWILLIYILREILGVWLGGFLYLKRGIQGKPNWWGKIGVGLVAAAVLWYMTLPLVGPTLPENHFFQHPEYSGYVLVLILSIGVVAYSKRYWNIVFHPEKFILDPEDKKQKKKYELV; encoded by the coding sequence ATGCTTCACGAAAAAAAACCAAAGGATTTACTCGAAGAGAGGGTGTTTACTCTTTCAAATTTTCTTTCCGTCTCTAGAGTTTTACTTCTTCCTTTTTTTATTCAATTCACTCGCAAACATATCGAGTCTCCTCGTAACGGCGAATATTTATTTTTGGCAATAGGCACCTGTGTTCTTGCAGTACTGACAGATTTTCTAGACGGTTTTCTAGCCCGGCTACTCTCTCAAGAATCAGTCTTGGGAAAATATCTGGATCCTATCTGCGATAAATTCGTTACCATCGGTGGACTTTCTGTAATCGTTCATTATTACCAGTTCCCTTTATGGATTCTTCTCATCTATATCCTAAGAGAAATTTTAGGAGTTTGGCTAGGAGGCTTCCTATATTTAAAAAGAGGGATCCAAGGAAAACCGAATTGGTGGGGAAAGATTGGAGTCGGTCTTGTTGCGGCAGCAGTCCTTTGGTATATGACCTTACCTTTGGTAGGACCTACTTTACCTGAGAATCATTTCTTCCAACATCCTGAATATTCAGGTTATGTATTAGTTCTGATCTTAAGTATTGGAGTAGTCGCTTATTCTAAAAGATATTGGAATATAGTGTTCCATCCGGAAAAATTCATCTTGGATCCGGAAGATAAAAAGCAGAAGAAAAAGTACGAACTGGTCTGA
- the fliG gene encoding flagellar motor switch protein FliG: protein MDQDSNLKIRDQKVKKAAMLLLSLDKDAAAKALAQLDEKLIEEIVQEMAKIKTISKSEKEAVLLDFQGSLKDLAAESRGGIETARELLQKSLGKEKSENILGKLDRKDTEEDFSFLNDAEPQTLAHLLAPEHTQTIAVTLAFLHPKKAAETLKFLPKELQSKVALRLANTTKTHPDAIRQIAKVLKKKYEQRDKSEFSEAGGAEALANILNHMDKSLEETILKELEEQSPELASQVREKLYTFEDVLLLNSKEMRQLINRIADDDLIAIALRGASDQIKAHFFEAMSKNRANDILESMDIRGKVTLKEITDARNSILTALRDLEEIGEIIIKKDSEEFI, encoded by the coding sequence GTGGATCAGGATTCCAATCTTAAAATAAGAGACCAAAAAGTTAAAAAAGCAGCAATGCTACTTCTATCCTTAGATAAGGATGCTGCTGCCAAGGCATTAGCCCAATTGGACGAGAAGTTGATTGAAGAGATCGTCCAGGAAATGGCAAAGATCAAAACAATCAGCAAGTCCGAAAAAGAAGCAGTCCTTTTAGATTTCCAAGGTTCGCTCAAAGATCTGGCTGCCGAATCCAGAGGCGGAATTGAAACCGCACGAGAATTACTCCAAAAGTCTTTAGGCAAAGAGAAATCCGAAAACATATTAGGAAAACTGGATAGAAAGGACACTGAGGAAGATTTTTCCTTTTTAAATGATGCGGAACCGCAAACTCTCGCTCACCTGCTCGCTCCGGAACATACACAAACGATCGCAGTCACTCTTGCATTTTTACACCCTAAAAAAGCCGCTGAAACACTTAAGTTTTTACCAAAAGAACTTCAGAGTAAGGTAGCGTTAAGACTTGCAAATACTACTAAAACACATCCGGATGCAATCCGTCAGATCGCAAAAGTCCTGAAGAAAAAATACGAACAAAGAGATAAATCCGAATTCAGCGAAGCAGGAGGAGCAGAGGCTCTCGCAAATATCCTGAATCATATGGATAAATCTCTGGAAGAAACAATTCTAAAAGAATTGGAAGAACAATCGCCAGAACTTGCTTCTCAAGTCCGTGAAAAATTATATACTTTCGAAGATGTACTTCTACTGAACTCTAAAGAAATGAGACAGCTTATCAATCGTATTGCAGACGATGATTTGATCGCGATCGCACTCAGAGGAGCTTCCGACCAGATTAAAGCCCATTTCTTCGAAGCAATGTCCAAAAACAGAGCCAACGATATTTTAGAAAGTATGGATATCCGAGGAAAAGTAACCTTAAAAGAGATCACAGATGCAAGGAACAGTATTCTTACCGCTTTGCGTGATCTGGAAGAGATTGGGGAGATTATTATTAAAAAGGACTCGGAAGAGTTTATCTAA
- a CDS encoding pyruvate dehydrogenase complex dihydrolipoamide acetyltransferase, translating into MAKISEMTQLSPTMSEGVLVKWLKKKGDSVAPGEILAEVETDKAVMEMEAFDSGVILEILAQEGAKLPVGAPVAIIGKAGEDITSLLSEAKSRSSASVASPPASAPASTSAPSPSPSQAPKKTETVVSSTTPKLEEEEVSPPKESPVSRGLSPSALEGRVKASPLAKRLAQESGIDLSKIRGSGPDGRIIKRDIENGISAFSSSGISPFAGEIVQEEKLPISGMRKTIASRLVHSKTHQPHFYLDMEIDADALVHLRENFNSDLKESGEEIKLSINDFIIRASALALLKVPEVNSSWREDHILKHGRVDIGVAVSIEGGLITPYVRNADKRSVLEIGRTVKELASRARERKLKPEEFSDGTFTVSNLGMFGVNRFAAVINEPEAAILAVGNVVSKPVIKNGSIVPGKTLSVCLSCDHRVVDGAVGAGWLEVFRNFLEHPLRLLA; encoded by the coding sequence ATGGCAAAAATTTCCGAAATGACCCAACTTTCCCCGACGATGTCGGAAGGTGTTTTGGTAAAATGGCTAAAGAAGAAGGGTGACTCAGTCGCTCCCGGAGAAATATTAGCCGAGGTCGAAACTGACAAAGCGGTCATGGAAATGGAGGCATTCGATTCCGGGGTAATTTTGGAAATTTTAGCCCAGGAAGGAGCCAAACTTCCCGTGGGAGCCCCAGTTGCAATTATAGGAAAAGCGGGAGAAGATATCACTTCCTTACTTTCAGAAGCAAAATCCAGATCTTCCGCATCGGTCGCTTCTCCCCCGGCTTCCGCGCCAGCTTCTACTTCTGCTCCCTCACCTTCTCCGAGCCAAGCACCTAAAAAAACGGAAACTGTAGTATCTTCGACAACTCCAAAACTCGAGGAAGAAGAAGTTTCCCCTCCTAAAGAAAGTCCAGTTTCCAGAGGACTTTCTCCTTCCGCATTAGAAGGAAGGGTCAAAGCTTCCCCTTTGGCAAAACGTTTAGCTCAGGAAAGCGGAATTGATCTTTCTAAAATTCGAGGAAGCGGACCAGACGGGAGAATTATCAAACGGGATATTGAAAACGGGATCTCTGCATTTTCGTCTAGCGGAATATCTCCATTTGCTGGAGAAATTGTGCAAGAAGAGAAACTTCCAATTTCTGGAATGAGAAAAACAATCGCATCAAGATTGGTTCACTCCAAAACCCACCAGCCTCATTTCTATTTGGATATGGAAATTGATGCGGATGCACTTGTTCATCTAAGAGAAAACTTCAACTCCGATCTAAAAGAATCAGGAGAAGAGATCAAACTGAGTATAAATGATTTTATCATAAGAGCTTCTGCGCTTGCGCTTCTAAAAGTTCCTGAAGTAAATTCTTCCTGGAGAGAAGATCATATTCTTAAACATGGAAGAGTGGATATAGGTGTAGCAGTTTCTATCGAAGGTGGTTTGATTACCCCTTATGTTAGGAACGCAGACAAAAGGTCTGTTTTGGAAATCGGTAGGACGGTAAAAGAGCTTGCTTCCCGTGCAAGGGAACGAAAACTCAAACCGGAAGAGTTTTCAGACGGAACCTTCACTGTTTCCAATTTGGGAATGTTCGGAGTGAATCGTTTTGCAGCGGTGATCAACGAACCTGAGGCCGCGATCCTCGCAGTAGGAAACGTGGTATCTAAACCGGTAATCAAAAACGGAAGTATAGTCCCCGGAAAAACTCTTTCAGTCTGCCTTTCCTGTGATCACAGAGTGGTAGACGGTGCGGTGGGAGCCGGTTGGTTGGAAGTGTTTCGAAATTTTCTGGAACATCCTCTTCGGTTACTTGCCTGA
- a CDS encoding pyruvate dehydrogenase complex E1 component subunit beta — MAVLTYREALNRAMTEEMEKDPNIFLMGEEVGHYEGAYKVSQGMLAKFGEKRVIDTPISENGFAGVGIGAAMVGLRPIIEFMTWNFSLVAIDQIINSAAKMNYMSAGQFPIPIVFRGAGGAGGRLAAQHSQSFESWYAHIPGLKVLAPYTPADAYGLLKTSIRDNNPTIFIESEVLYGSKGEVPEGEFLIPMGKSDIKREGTQLTIISWSRALMYVLPAAEKLAKEGISVEVLDLRSIRPLDEEGILASVRKTNKVLIVEEGWNVAGFGAQVAYLIQKEAFDYLDSPIERITQEDVPMPYAANLEKSSLPSEEKIIKKVREMIQ; from the coding sequence ATGGCAGTACTCACATACAGAGAAGCACTCAATCGTGCCATGACGGAAGAAATGGAGAAGGATCCGAATATTTTTCTCATGGGAGAAGAAGTAGGACATTATGAAGGAGCCTATAAAGTTTCCCAAGGAATGCTCGCTAAGTTCGGAGAAAAACGAGTCATCGATACTCCAATTTCAGAGAACGGTTTTGCTGGAGTCGGAATTGGGGCTGCTATGGTAGGACTTAGACCGATCATAGAATTTATGACCTGGAACTTCTCACTTGTTGCAATTGATCAGATCATTAACTCCGCAGCTAAAATGAATTATATGAGTGCGGGACAATTTCCGATCCCGATCGTTTTCAGAGGAGCCGGTGGTGCCGGAGGAAGACTTGCCGCGCAACACTCGCAATCCTTCGAAAGTTGGTACGCACATATTCCAGGGCTCAAGGTTCTTGCACCCTACACTCCTGCAGATGCTTACGGACTCTTAAAAACTTCCATCCGAGACAATAACCCAACCATTTTTATAGAGAGCGAAGTACTATATGGCTCCAAGGGAGAAGTTCCCGAAGGAGAATTTTTGATCCCGATGGGAAAATCGGATATCAAAAGAGAAGGTACACAACTCACAATTATCAGTTGGTCTAGAGCCCTAATGTATGTTCTTCCCGCAGCGGAAAAACTGGCAAAAGAAGGAATTTCTGTAGAAGTTTTAGATCTAAGAAGTATAAGACCTTTAGATGAAGAAGGAATTTTGGCTTCGGTCAGAAAAACGAATAAAGTGCTTATAGTGGAAGAAGGTTGGAATGTGGCAGGATTCGGGGCACAAGTGGCTTATTTAATCCAAAAAGAAGCGTTCGATTATCTGGATTCTCCAATTGAAAGAATCACCCAGGAAGATGTACCTATGCCTTACGCGGCAAACTTGGAAAAATCCTCCCTTCCGAGCGAAGAAAAAATAATCAAAAAAGTCAGAGAAATGATTCAGTAA
- the pdhA gene encoding pyruvate dehydrogenase (acetyl-transferring) E1 component subunit alpha — MSQPKTKKETEDLLELYRQMLLIRRFEEASAKAYSMGKIGGFCHLYIGQEAVGVGAISALEQKDYIVSTYRDHGHALARGLEPKSLMAELYGKKTGIVSGNGGSMHFFDKKKNFMGGHGIVGGHISLAAGIAYASKYREDGAVTLCFFGEGAANIGSFHEGMNLAAIWKLPLVMICENNHYAMGTPEYRALSVKDVSVRATAYDIARDHIEGDEVRKVRDHVKVAVERARRGEGPTLMEISTYRFRGHSMSDPAKYRTKEELDKYKQGDPLIKAEKDLLSAGWAQEELTKMDETILKTVEESVDFAEKSEEPPLGWLYKHVYAENV, encoded by the coding sequence ATGAGCCAACCTAAAACAAAAAAAGAAACCGAAGATCTACTAGAATTATACAGACAAATGCTTTTGATCCGCCGCTTCGAAGAAGCTTCCGCAAAAGCGTACAGCATGGGCAAAATCGGCGGCTTCTGCCATTTGTACATCGGTCAAGAGGCAGTGGGCGTGGGGGCAATCTCCGCTTTAGAGCAAAAAGATTATATAGTTTCCACCTATAGAGATCATGGCCATGCACTCGCCAGAGGATTAGAACCAAAATCCCTCATGGCAGAATTGTATGGAAAGAAGACTGGGATCGTATCCGGAAATGGTGGCTCCATGCACTTCTTTGATAAAAAGAAAAACTTCATGGGAGGGCATGGGATCGTAGGTGGGCATATCTCCCTCGCAGCTGGGATCGCATACGCCTCCAAGTATCGCGAAGACGGCGCAGTTACATTATGTTTTTTTGGAGAAGGTGCTGCAAACATAGGATCCTTTCACGAAGGAATGAACTTGGCCGCTATCTGGAAACTCCCTCTTGTTATGATCTGTGAAAATAATCATTATGCAATGGGAACTCCTGAGTATAGAGCTCTCTCGGTCAAAGATGTTTCCGTAAGAGCGACAGCCTATGATATCGCAAGAGATCATATAGAAGGTGATGAAGTCCGAAAAGTAAGGGACCATGTTAAGGTTGCCGTGGAAAGAGCAAGGAGAGGAGAAGGTCCTACCCTAATGGAAATTTCCACATATAGATTCAGAGGCCACTCTATGTCGGACCCTGCAAAGTATAGGACCAAAGAAGAATTAGATAAATATAAACAAGGTGATCCTCTTATCAAAGCGGAAAAGGATCTACTCTCCGCGGGCTGGGCCCAAGAAGAATTAACCAAGATGGACGAAACCATTCTTAAAACCGTCGAAGAGTCGGTAGACTTCGCCGAAAAAAGTGAAGAACCTCCTCTTGGCTGGCTCTACAAGCATGTTTATGCGGAGAACGTATAA
- a CDS encoding flagellin — MIINHNLAAINSHRVLKFQNNEVAKNMEALSSGMRINRAGDDASGLAVSEKMRTQVKGLRQAERNTEDGMSLIQTTEGYLQETNDIIQRVRVLAIQSSNGIYGAEDRQMIQVEVSQLIDEIDRISSQAEFNKMALLQGDFARGSRTASMWFHIGPNQHQRERVYIATMTAKALNLIKSDGTLLTLSTAELSNEAIGFLDDALMKINKQRANLGAYYNRLEHASKGLMVAYENIQASESRIRDADMAEETVAFTKNQILVQSGTAMLAQANVRPQSVLQLLR, encoded by the coding sequence ATGATCATTAACCATAACTTAGCCGCGATTAACTCCCACCGCGTTCTGAAGTTCCAGAACAACGAAGTGGCGAAAAACATGGAGGCACTTTCTTCCGGTATGCGTATCAACCGCGCCGGGGATGATGCATCCGGTCTAGCCGTTTCCGAGAAAATGAGAACTCAGGTGAAAGGACTTCGCCAAGCGGAGAGAAACACTGAGGACGGCATGTCCCTGATCCAAACAACTGAAGGATATCTGCAGGAAACTAATGATATCATCCAGAGGGTCCGTGTACTTGCTATCCAATCTTCCAACGGTATCTACGGTGCAGAAGACCGTCAGATGATCCAGGTAGAAGTTTCTCAGCTCATAGACGAAATTGATCGCATTTCCTCCCAAGCAGAGTTTAACAAGATGGCATTGCTCCAAGGCGATTTCGCTCGTGGATCAAGAACCGCTTCTATGTGGTTCCACATCGGACCGAACCAGCACCAGAGGGAACGTGTTTATATCGCAACTATGACCGCTAAGGCTCTGAATTTGATCAAGTCTGACGGAACACTTTTGACTCTTTCTACTGCTGAACTTTCTAACGAAGCAATCGGCTTTCTTGACGATGCTTTAATGAAAATCAACAAACAAAGAGCAAATCTTGGAGCTTACTATAACCGTTTAGAGCATGCATCTAAAGGCCTAATGGTAGCTTACGAGAACATCCAAGCTTCAGAGTCGAGAATCAGGGACGCGGATATGGCAGAGGAAACTGTTGCATTCACTAAGAACCAAATTTTGGTTCAATCAGGAACTGCAATGTTAGCACAAGCTAACGTAAGACCTCAGTCTGTCCTCCAGTTACTTAGGTAA
- a CDS encoding flagellin — protein sequence MIINHNLSAVNSHRSLKFNELAVDKTMKALSSGMRINSAGDDASGLAVSEKLRTQINGLRQAERNTEDGMSFIQTAEGFLQQSSDIIQRIRVLAIQTSNGIYSPEDRQLVQVEVSALVDEVDRIASQAEFNRFKLFEGDFARGSKRASMWFHMGPNQNQRERFFIGTMTSRALKLTKADGRPIAVSSPGEANEVIGLADAALGKIMKQRADMGAYFNRLEHSAKGLMAAYENMQASESRIRDADMAEEMVALTTKQILVQSGTAMLVQANLKPNSVLKLLQM from the coding sequence ATGATTATCAATCACAACCTGAGTGCGGTGAATTCTCACCGCTCTCTGAAGTTCAACGAGCTAGCTGTGGATAAAACCATGAAAGCTTTGTCTTCCGGCATGCGGATCAATTCTGCCGGTGACGATGCTTCGGGTTTGGCTGTCTCCGAAAAACTCAGAACGCAGATCAACGGACTGAGACAAGCGGAGAGAAATACGGAAGATGGGATGAGTTTCATCCAGACTGCGGAAGGATTCCTTCAACAGTCTTCGGATATCATCCAAAGAATCCGGGTTTTGGCCATCCAAACCTCGAATGGGATTTACAGCCCCGAAGACAGACAATTGGTTCAGGTGGAAGTTTCCGCCCTTGTCGACGAAGTGGATCGTATTGCCTCTCAAGCAGAGTTCAATAGATTCAAATTGTTCGAAGGTGACTTCGCTAGAGGTTCCAAAAGAGCTTCTATGTGGTTCCATATGGGACCGAACCAGAACCAAAGGGAAAGGTTCTTCATTGGAACTATGACTTCCCGAGCTTTAAAGCTTACCAAGGCAGATGGTAGACCGATTGCGGTTTCTTCTCCTGGGGAAGCGAATGAAGTGATCGGCTTAGCCGATGCTGCGCTCGGAAAGATCATGAAGCAGAGGGCGGATATGGGAGCTTATTTTAATAGGCTGGAACATTCCGCAAAAGGTCTCATGGCAGCATATGAGAATATGCAAGCCTCCGAGTCCAGAATTCGTGACGCTGATATGGCGGAGGAGATGGTTGCTCTAACTACAAAACAAATACTCGTGCAGAGTGGTACGGCGATGTTAGTGCAAGCAAACCTAAAACCGAATTCGGTCCTCAAACTTCTACAAATGTAG
- a CDS encoding ArsR/SmtB family transcription factor, which produces MGRHISYLSIDLIKYILKYLIMQALDAIADPTRRKILELLFQGEMGAGEIAGHFDISAAAISQHLKVLKECNLIQVRVDGQRRIHSLDYKGWKEIQDWIDRAKTFWEGRLDLLEKELRANKMRKGRR; this is translated from the coding sequence ATGGGTCGTCATATCTCGTATTTAAGTATTGACTTAATTAAGTATATACTTAAATATTTGATTATGCAGGCTTTAGATGCGATTGCGGACCCGACCAGACGCAAAATTTTAGAACTACTATTCCAAGGTGAAATGGGAGCAGGAGAAATCGCAGGGCATTTTGATATAAGTGCCGCTGCTATCTCCCAACATCTTAAGGTTTTGAAAGAATGTAATCTGATCCAAGTGAGAGTGGATGGTCAAAGAAGGATCCACTCCTTGGATTACAAAGGTTGGAAAGAGATTCAAGACTGGATTGATAGAGCAAAAACTTTCTGGGAAGGAAGACTGGATCTTCTGGAAAAGGAATTGAGAGCCAATAAAATGAGAAAGGGGAGAAGATAG
- a CDS encoding SRPBCC family protein — protein MKDLSVNKTYGTFTSEAEVRFQRLLPGPIETVWEYLTDSEKRGTWLASGTMELKVGGKVELNFLHSSLSDEKTYPDRFKEMENGISGVETITAIDAPRFLSFTWHPNSEVSFELVEKGEDVLLTLRHYKLTDEFGKLMVSSGWHTHLDILVSKIYKESVPKFWQTFTQHETAYGEKLKSIAKK, from the coding sequence ATGAAAGATCTATCTGTAAACAAAACATATGGAACCTTTACTTCGGAGGCAGAAGTTCGTTTCCAAAGATTATTGCCCGGACCGATAGAAACTGTTTGGGAATATTTAACTGATTCTGAAAAGCGTGGCACCTGGCTTGCTTCCGGAACTATGGAATTAAAGGTGGGCGGAAAAGTGGAATTAAACTTTTTGCATTCTTCACTTTCTGATGAAAAAACTTACCCGGATAGATTTAAGGAAATGGAAAACGGTATCAGTGGAGTAGAAACGATTACTGCAATCGATGCTCCTAGGTTTTTAAGCTTTACCTGGCATCCAAATTCTGAAGTTAGCTTCGAACTAGTTGAGAAGGGAGAAGATGTTCTTTTAACTCTCCGCCATTATAAACTCACCGATGAGTTCGGTAAACTTATGGTTTCTTCCGGTTGGCATACTCATTTGGATATTCTGGTTTCTAAAATTTATAAGGAATCGGTCCCTAAATTCTGGCAGACATTTACCCAACATGAAACTGCTTATGGTGAAAAATTGAAAAGTATCGCTAAGAAATAA
- a CDS encoding lipoprotein LipL46, with product MAKLSILRITALTLILGFTFACATGDGSRRKKKEDFTREGNTITVTGEAPIYNGDIANAKQRAIKDAKVNAVRKVVGEEISNKSQASDGESLGSSLLSKTDAFVKSYDIVAEDQGKIDTQPILKLTVRCTIEETKLSTAVEGLLADVGNPRIVVLVPSKVGGAPVAPLSNGNIAEAEIIKGLKKAGNKIVDPGTASKTVKPSGLNADAVNSLDAGAAILIQAQSSGAEVLVVGSVETEDQTPVTAIGGKQLDRPLFNTAATGPYKVILLWGDGKVVASGNGDARGADITQKVSREKALAGWAEDVTKKVNKQLKEEWFNLTENNTIILKFTGLDADESTKFKDDLAELTAAKDINVRTSNVSGSEWEVTYPGKDALFMDELVYKKDRGFTFLATKKMNVKSAARGVVTLEFTPNK from the coding sequence ATGGCAAAGCTGTCCATCCTGCGGATTACCGCTCTCACACTGATTTTAGGTTTCACTTTTGCATGCGCTACGGGAGACGGATCTCGTCGCAAGAAAAAAGAAGATTTCACTAGAGAAGGAAATACGATCACAGTAACCGGCGAGGCTCCGATTTACAACGGTGACATTGCGAACGCAAAACAAAGAGCGATCAAAGACGCTAAAGTAAATGCGGTTCGTAAAGTAGTCGGTGAAGAAATTTCAAATAAAAGCCAAGCTTCCGATGGAGAAAGTTTAGGCTCTAGTCTACTTTCCAAAACGGATGCATTCGTTAAATCTTATGATATCGTAGCCGAAGACCAAGGCAAGATCGATACTCAACCGATCTTAAAACTTACAGTTCGTTGTACGATCGAAGAAACGAAACTTTCCACTGCAGTCGAAGGACTTCTTGCTGATGTAGGAAATCCAAGAATCGTAGTTTTAGTTCCTTCTAAAGTAGGCGGAGCACCGGTTGCTCCTTTAAGCAATGGTAATATTGCAGAAGCAGAGATTATCAAAGGACTTAAAAAAGCAGGAAACAAGATCGTAGATCCTGGAACTGCTTCTAAAACAGTTAAACCTTCCGGCTTGAATGCGGATGCAGTAAACTCTTTGGATGCTGGAGCTGCGATTTTGATCCAAGCTCAATCTTCCGGAGCAGAAGTACTTGTAGTAGGATCTGTTGAAACAGAAGATCAAACACCTGTAACCGCAATCGGTGGAAAACAATTGGATAGACCTCTATTCAATACTGCGGCTACCGGACCTTATAAAGTAATCCTACTTTGGGGAGACGGAAAAGTGGTAGCATCCGGAAACGGAGATGCTCGTGGAGCGGATATCACTCAGAAAGTTTCCAGAGAAAAAGCACTTGCTGGCTGGGCAGAAGACGTAACCAAAAAAGTAAACAAACAACTTAAGGAAGAATGGTTTAATCTCACTGAGAACAATACTATCATTCTTAAGTTTACAGGTTTGGATGCAGATGAGTCCACTAAATTCAAAGATGATCTCGCAGAATTGACTGCTGCAAAAGACATCAATGTTAGAACTAGCAATGTAAGCGGCTCAGAGTGGGAAGTTACCTACCCTGGAAAAGACGCACTTTTTATGGACGAATTAGTCTATAAAAAAGACAGAGGGTTCACTTTCTTAGCTACTAAGAAGATGAATGTTAAGTCCGCTGCAAGAGGTGTGGTTACCTTGGAGTTTACTCCGAATAAATAA